Proteins encoded together in one Ferroglobus placidus DSM 10642 window:
- a CDS encoding adenine deaminase C-terminal domain-containing protein, with the protein MIGSRLAEVYRSLINVAMGREKADLLIENCNIVDVISGDIFEGSIAIKGDRIALVGEKVDAYEFFDAKGLYAVPGFIDAHAHPDFYLTLPEYSSLAVKHGTTTLFSECDAALNALGTEGFELFVKWARECPARIYINIPYIFPQDPAVEDANFEISYEELAEIAGDLLVGLGEVLSWSGVISLDEQILKKIDFALEKDLVVLGHTAGAKRNKLQAYSIIAGSCHEAITQEEALEKLRSGLHLMVREGSIRSDLGIIKGIKNVDKSWISIVSDGVDPRKLVGGYMDSIARKAVELGLDPIDVLRMITVNPAKYYGMERDLGIIAPPRYADIVLLKSLEKFEVERVFVGGKIPKEAKTKDEPYSVMNVEKIEREDLKIDADGNVKIRMMRLVTESVTKEVIREVEVKNGETDFCKAVLVDRFKGNRIVIGLIENLEMEGTVSSTFNFDEYNILTIGRDYDEIAKTTNKLIKMGGGIIYSGKTNVELRLPYGGVMSNDVGDVIQKLEKLNEVLKDDGFEFENPLNVLYFLTFVTLPELKISNKGLVKVKERKIVPLIVES; encoded by the coding sequence ATGATCGGAAGCAGACTTGCCGAAGTTTACAGAAGTTTGATAAACGTTGCGATGGGAAGGGAAAAAGCGGATCTCTTAATCGAAAACTGCAACATCGTGGATGTTATAAGCGGGGATATTTTCGAGGGAAGTATTGCAATTAAAGGAGACAGAATAGCTCTCGTCGGTGAGAAAGTTGACGCCTACGAATTTTTCGACGCAAAAGGGCTTTACGCCGTTCCGGGATTTATTGATGCTCACGCACACCCGGATTTTTACCTAACCCTCCCGGAGTATTCGAGTTTGGCAGTTAAACACGGAACAACAACGCTATTTTCCGAATGCGACGCAGCTTTAAATGCTCTTGGAACAGAAGGATTCGAGCTCTTCGTCAAGTGGGCGAGGGAATGTCCAGCTAGAATATATATAAACATCCCCTACATATTCCCTCAGGATCCGGCTGTCGAGGATGCTAACTTCGAGATAAGCTACGAGGAACTTGCTGAGATAGCCGGAGATCTTTTGGTTGGACTCGGCGAAGTTCTGTCTTGGAGCGGAGTTATTTCATTGGATGAGCAAATTCTGAAAAAGATCGACTTCGCGTTGGAAAAAGACCTCGTAGTTCTCGGACACACTGCCGGTGCTAAAAGGAACAAGCTGCAAGCGTATTCCATTATCGCAGGTTCCTGTCACGAAGCAATAACTCAAGAGGAAGCTCTGGAGAAGCTTAGGAGCGGCTTGCACTTAATGGTTAGGGAGGGGTCGATAAGGAGCGATCTGGGCATAATTAAAGGGATAAAAAACGTCGACAAATCCTGGATTTCAATTGTTTCCGACGGAGTCGATCCGAGGAAACTTGTGGGGGGTTACATGGATTCAATAGCGAGAAAGGCTGTTGAACTTGGGTTAGATCCGATAGATGTGCTGAGGATGATCACGGTGAATCCGGCGAAATACTACGGAATGGAGAGAGATCTTGGCATAATCGCTCCTCCGAGATACGCTGACATAGTTTTGCTGAAAAGCCTTGAAAAGTTTGAGGTTGAGAGAGTTTTCGTTGGGGGAAAGATTCCGAAGGAGGCGAAGACGAAAGATGAACCTTACAGCGTCATGAACGTTGAGAAGATTGAAAGAGAGGACTTAAAGATTGACGCCGATGGAAACGTTAAAATCAGGATGATGCGCCTTGTCACCGAGAGCGTAACAAAGGAGGTTATCAGAGAGGTGGAGGTGAAAAACGGAGAGACGGATTTCTGTAAAGCTGTTTTGGTGGACAGGTTTAAAGGAAACAGAATAGTTATCGGGTTGATCGAAAACCTCGAAATGGAAGGCACAGTTTCTTCAACCTTCAACTTCGACGAGTACAATATTCTGACCATAGGCAGAGACTACGACGAGATAGCTAAGACGACGAACAAACTCATAAAAATGGGTGGGGGGATAATTTACTCCGGAAAAACAAACGTAGAGCTAAGGTTACCCTACGGAGGAGTTATGAGCAACGATGTTGGGGATGTAATCCAGAAACTCGAAAAGCTGAATGAAGTTTTAAAAGACGATGGCTTCGAATTCGAAAATCCATTGAACGTGCTGTACTTCCTAACTTTCGTAACGCTGCCTGAATTGAAGATCAGCAATAAAGGATTGGTGAAGGTCAAGGAGAGGAAGATCGTGCCGCTTATAGTGGAAAGTTGA
- a CDS encoding SLC13 family permease yields MGFEEKAERDLEEGGIGDVLTQKHEIKHRYTKRQKISLFFGILLFLAVILMPTPATFAESALKNSELPKDLVSEMGKLGYAEVEGGKIKKVKDVEAALSYLKERSPESYEKVVKKANDMKSVTALTILMAVWWIGEAIPLPATALLPLVALPVLGVSKINEVAPNYASNVIFLFMGGFMIAAAMMKWNLHRRLALIIVNAMGTSPKRIILGFMVATAFLSMWISNTATTMMMMPIGLSIILHIAKVGEELKRKGEIKGVDFRAGRFRFGTALMLGIAYAASIGGVATIIGTPPNAVFVGTLPKLFPNAPEVTFVDWLFIGLPVSAIMLLLTWIVLVYVLNKPEIDEIPGGKELIRKELEKLGAWSRGEKIVLSVFILTALAWINSKPKNIAGVIIPGISSYLPFVNDYVIAMAAAIALFLIPVDLKRGEFALDWDHAKDIPWGILLLFGGGIALSKAFTSSGLASWLAEQLLFLKGAPTILVILAVVTLVIFLTEMTSNTAIATLMMPIMAGFALAMGEDPRAFMIPATIAASFAFMLPVATPPNAIVFGTGYVTVPQMVRNGFLLNVIGIALVTTLCYLLLPVVFDVTWGVKPEWVP; encoded by the coding sequence ATGGGTTTTGAGGAGAAGGCTGAGAGGGATTTGGAAGAGGGAGGAATAGGTGATGTCTTAACTCAAAAGCACGAAATCAAGCATAGGTACACGAAAAGGCAGAAAATATCTTTATTCTTCGGAATTCTGTTATTCTTGGCTGTAATCCTCATGCCAACTCCCGCTACATTTGCAGAGTCGGCTCTGAAAAACTCCGAACTTCCGAAGGACTTAGTTTCGGAGATGGGAAAGCTCGGCTACGCCGAGGTTGAAGGGGGCAAGATAAAAAAAGTAAAGGATGTTGAGGCGGCTCTTTCTTACCTCAAGGAGAGAAGTCCGGAGAGTTACGAAAAAGTCGTAAAGAAAGCTAACGACATGAAAAGCGTCACGGCTTTAACGATCCTGATGGCTGTATGGTGGATTGGAGAAGCGATTCCGCTGCCAGCTACAGCTTTACTCCCCTTAGTCGCTCTACCAGTTCTTGGAGTTAGCAAGATTAACGAAGTTGCCCCGAATTACGCCTCAAATGTGATTTTCCTCTTTATGGGAGGTTTCATGATCGCAGCAGCTATGATGAAGTGGAACCTTCACAGAAGACTTGCGTTGATAATAGTTAATGCGATGGGCACGAGTCCAAAAAGGATTATTCTCGGTTTTATGGTAGCAACGGCTTTCCTCAGCATGTGGATTTCCAATACCGCTACGACGATGATGATGATGCCGATCGGTCTGTCGATAATTTTGCACATCGCAAAGGTTGGAGAGGAGTTGAAGAGAAAGGGAGAAATAAAAGGAGTTGACTTTAGAGCTGGCAGATTTAGATTTGGCACAGCTCTAATGCTCGGAATAGCCTACGCAGCATCGATAGGAGGGGTTGCAACGATAATAGGAACTCCGCCTAACGCTGTTTTTGTCGGGACACTTCCAAAGCTCTTCCCGAATGCTCCGGAAGTAACCTTCGTGGACTGGCTTTTTATAGGACTTCCAGTGTCAGCGATAATGCTTCTCCTGACTTGGATCGTCCTTGTGTACGTTCTGAACAAGCCGGAAATTGACGAAATTCCCGGAGGAAAGGAGTTAATAAGAAAGGAGCTGGAAAAGCTCGGTGCTTGGAGTAGGGGAGAAAAGATCGTTCTTTCTGTCTTCATTCTTACCGCTCTCGCATGGATTAACAGCAAACCGAAAAACATAGCGGGAGTAATTATTCCAGGAATTTCGAGCTATCTGCCCTTCGTGAACGATTACGTCATAGCGATGGCGGCTGCCATAGCTCTTTTCCTTATTCCGGTGGACTTAAAAAGAGGAGAATTCGCTCTCGACTGGGATCACGCCAAGGACATCCCGTGGGGCATCTTACTTCTCTTCGGAGGTGGAATAGCGTTGAGTAAAGCTTTCACGTCCTCCGGACTTGCAAGCTGGTTGGCTGAGCAGCTTTTATTTTTAAAAGGTGCACCAACGATTCTCGTAATTCTTGCGGTGGTAACGCTTGTGATATTTCTCACCGAGATGACGTCCAATACAGCAATAGCAACTCTGATGATGCCCATAATGGCTGGATTTGCCTTGGCTATGGGGGAAGATCCGAGAGCATTCATGATTCCGGCAACGATAGCAGCGAGCTTCGCCTTCATGCTTCCGGTAGCGACGCCGCCAAATGCAATAGTCTTCGGGACTGGCTACGTGACAGTTCCTCAAATGGTGAGAAACGGTTTTCTGCTGAACGTTATCGGCATAGCTCTCGTGACGACTCTTTGCTACCTTTTACTTCCAGTAGTCTTCGACGTAACTTGGGGTGTTAAGCCCGAATGGGTTCCCTGA
- a CDS encoding ERCC4 domain-containing protein encodes MIFVDDREPEKVFRMLEEAGVEYEIRRLEVGDFLVVHESYEVAVERKSAEDFVNSTIDGRIFRQHYLLSSRYNLSFIFIIGSIEEVLVRREIRREAVIGALISLAVKKEKGQVVPITFENEFDSILALKYIDSKIRKGELRVFPRVKAKEDYQIAMLTAIPGIGEERAKRLLEKFGNLQRIANASLYELMRVEGIGEKYARRIYDAFRGRKIR; translated from the coding sequence ATGATATTCGTCGATGACAGAGAGCCAGAAAAAGTTTTCAGAATGCTTGAAGAAGCGGGAGTTGAGTACGAAATCAGGAGACTTGAGGTTGGAGATTTCCTCGTTGTTCACGAAAGTTACGAAGTTGCCGTCGAAAGAAAATCTGCAGAAGACTTCGTGAATTCAACGATCGACGGCAGAATTTTCAGACAGCACTACTTGCTCTCCTCAAGGTACAACTTGAGCTTTATATTTATAATCGGCTCGATTGAAGAAGTTCTTGTGAGGAGGGAGATAAGGAGAGAAGCAGTCATAGGAGCTCTTATATCTTTGGCCGTGAAGAAAGAAAAGGGGCAAGTAGTTCCGATAACTTTTGAGAACGAGTTCGATTCTATCCTCGCTTTAAAGTACATAGATTCGAAGATAAGAAAAGGAGAGCTGAGAGTTTTTCCGAGAGTGAAAGCTAAGGAAGATTATCAAATAGCGATGCTAACGGCAATTCCCGGAATAGGGGAGGAAAGAGCAAAAAGACTTCTTGAAAAGTTCGGAAACTTGCAGAGAATTGCCAACGCCTCACTCTACGAACTCATGAGAGTCGAAGGAATAGGGGAGAAATACGCGAGAAGAATTTACGACGCTTTCAGAGGAAGAAAAATAAGGTAA
- a CDS encoding MutS-related protein — protein MKLRGDAREIYGKVVNYLKTEAKVREAEEELKKFDLVSDREEILKRQKVVKELIEKAQKVSFEDLTKLSYFEFKKRFFEDRCYIAKDEDEYEKALKIGVCEVRFSPAPFTLLLNYDIEAEPKIEHLAPEIFVVPLLQNLHSLKLLSEMEKKVDGKEEVAKILEEVERVKELYERVKEVEEMETAVHEILVQLNERIEERLENVKIILSGKEVLSLAERAFEKIRDVIEEEVKAAEEKIYEKFGIYENVFTISYPIEVNEEKLRELKKKLEERHAIDFYFACRRIVEKYDLKGLNEKIKKYRSLALYKVLQDFAFPEIGEGLRIFKGKNLFIDNPQPIDYYLDERNRIAILTGANSGGKTSLLELVCQIVILAHMGLPVNAERAEVRVFDELFFFKRKKMSYGSGAFENTIKSFARAISSKGRKLILVDEFEAITEPGAAVKILKKILELIHSAGDYAIVVSHLGEELSKLDFVRVDGIEAVGLDENFRLIVNRQPIFGKIGRSTPELIVEKLRRTSKGREKEVYEKIAEAFYDIRR, from the coding sequence GTGAAATTAAGGGGTGACGCGAGAGAAATCTACGGAAAAGTTGTAAACTACCTAAAAACTGAGGCAAAGGTGAGAGAAGCAGAAGAAGAGTTGAAAAAGTTCGATTTGGTCTCCGATAGAGAGGAAATTCTGAAAAGGCAAAAAGTCGTGAAAGAACTAATAGAAAAAGCTCAGAAAGTTAGCTTCGAGGATCTAACGAAACTCAGTTACTTCGAATTCAAAAAGAGATTTTTCGAAGATCGATGCTACATCGCTAAAGACGAGGACGAGTACGAAAAGGCTTTAAAAATAGGGGTTTGCGAGGTTCGATTCTCCCCAGCTCCTTTTACTCTGCTCCTAAACTACGACATCGAAGCCGAGCCGAAAATAGAGCACCTCGCACCTGAAATTTTCGTCGTGCCTCTCCTTCAGAATCTACACTCTTTAAAGCTGCTTTCGGAAATGGAAAAGAAGGTAGACGGAAAGGAGGAGGTAGCCAAAATTCTCGAAGAAGTTGAGAGAGTTAAAGAGTTGTACGAAAGAGTTAAGGAAGTTGAAGAGATGGAAACTGCTGTTCACGAAATTCTCGTTCAGCTCAACGAAAGGATAGAGGAAAGGCTTGAGAACGTTAAGATAATTCTAAGTGGAAAAGAAGTTCTGTCTCTCGCTGAGAGGGCTTTCGAAAAAATAAGGGACGTGATAGAGGAGGAGGTAAAAGCCGCTGAGGAAAAAATCTACGAAAAATTTGGAATCTACGAAAACGTGTTCACAATCAGCTACCCTATCGAAGTGAACGAGGAGAAGTTGAGAGAATTGAAGAAAAAGCTTGAAGAGAGGCATGCGATCGACTTTTATTTCGCATGCAGGAGGATCGTTGAAAAGTACGACCTAAAGGGTTTGAATGAAAAAATAAAGAAGTACAGGTCGCTGGCACTCTACAAAGTTCTTCAGGATTTCGCTTTCCCTGAAATAGGTGAGGGACTAAGAATATTCAAAGGAAAAAATCTGTTCATAGATAATCCCCAGCCGATAGACTACTACTTAGATGAGAGAAACAGAATTGCAATATTAACTGGAGCTAACAGCGGAGGAAAAACGTCGTTGCTTGAACTCGTTTGCCAAATTGTGATATTAGCTCACATGGGTTTGCCGGTGAATGCAGAAAGAGCAGAAGTACGGGTTTTCGATGAGCTCTTCTTTTTCAAGAGGAAGAAAATGAGCTACGGAAGTGGGGCGTTTGAAAACACGATAAAGTCTTTTGCCAGAGCAATTTCGAGTAAAGGCAGAAAGTTAATTCTCGTAGACGAGTTCGAAGCGATAACAGAACCGGGTGCGGCGGTTAAAATTCTGAAAAAGATCCTCGAACTTATCCACTCCGCTGGAGATTACGCAATCGTCGTATCTCATCTCGGCGAGGAGCTTTCGAAGCTGGATTTTGTGAGGGTAGACGGAATTGAAGCTGTTGGTTTGGATGAGAATTTCAGATTGATCGTGAACAGGCAACCGATCTTCGGAAAAATAGGTAGAAGCACTCCGGAACTGATAGTCGAAAAGCTCAGAAGAACTTCGAAAGGTAGAGAAAAAGAAGTATACGAGAAGATTGCGGAGGCTTTTTATGATATTCGTCGATGA
- a CDS encoding (Fe-S)-binding protein, whose amino-acid sequence MEPTRELLWGVSKLIVSAHYLAFLVALVIFLLGCYRWFKIISSGRNDEKRLDNFPKRLWWVIKDGLFFVRLALREGQMGLMHLLVLWGFIILTIGTITLTIAERVTSDFFRGTFYLIFEFTMDLAGLFLILGLAIATVNRYVFKPSRFQKPWKFAKDDGAVLALLIIITLLGFVVEALRISSGQPAFTAFIGGILASAVPYSSSAYQATWMTHSLLAMLFIAAIPYTKLFHVVAAPLNILTRSERRGGREILDEEYMGAVEATDLQWRDLLSSIACMRCGRCQDNCPAFNSGTTLSPMYLMQNLRKTLNDTFDFIGRKKEETLLLDSVIDMDAVWACTTCKACMEMCPVYIEQMEIIGEMRRGIVESGETPPDVRDILNNIQKQRNMWGEAKWKRDAWMKDIEVPKASETEFEWLLWVGCQVYDAKAKEVAKKLIAILNEIGVSYAVLGREEGCCGNEARRLGEEGLFQLLKEENTSTFEKYGVEKLISVSPHCYNTFKNEYEINTKFVLEVILEAIKDGRLKFKKEINKKVTFHDPCYLGRWNGIYDLPREILKSIPGIELVEMPRNRERSFCCGGGGGNLVREYPGEDRPNNIRAREAAETGAEILAVACPFCAIMLEDGVKTQKLDDRIEVKDVIELVYEAAFD is encoded by the coding sequence TTGGAGCCGACGAGGGAGTTGCTCTGGGGTGTTAGCAAGCTAATAGTTTCAGCGCACTACTTGGCTTTTCTCGTAGCTCTCGTAATATTTCTGCTCGGATGCTACAGGTGGTTTAAAATAATCTCTTCGGGAAGGAACGACGAGAAAAGGCTCGACAACTTTCCGAAAAGACTTTGGTGGGTAATAAAGGACGGGCTCTTTTTTGTTAGGCTCGCTTTGAGAGAGGGACAGATGGGGCTGATGCACCTTCTCGTCCTGTGGGGCTTCATAATTTTAACGATCGGAACGATTACGCTTACGATAGCGGAAAGGGTCACTTCAGACTTTTTCAGAGGAACTTTTTACCTAATTTTCGAGTTCACGATGGATTTAGCCGGGTTGTTCTTAATCCTCGGTCTTGCGATAGCGACGGTGAATAGATACGTTTTCAAGCCGAGCAGATTTCAAAAGCCTTGGAAATTCGCCAAGGATGACGGAGCGGTTCTTGCGTTGCTTATAATTATAACGCTTCTCGGATTCGTCGTAGAGGCTTTGAGAATATCTTCCGGACAGCCAGCGTTCACGGCTTTCATCGGAGGAATCTTAGCTAGCGCAGTTCCTTACAGTTCCTCCGCTTATCAAGCGACGTGGATGACTCATTCTTTGCTTGCAATGCTTTTCATAGCGGCAATTCCGTACACGAAGCTCTTCCACGTTGTCGCAGCTCCGCTTAACATTCTAACGAGAAGTGAAAGGAGAGGTGGGAGGGAGATCCTCGACGAGGAGTACATGGGAGCTGTAGAGGCGACGGATCTCCAATGGAGAGATTTGCTTTCAAGTATTGCTTGCATGAGATGCGGAAGGTGCCAGGACAACTGTCCAGCTTTTAACTCGGGAACGACTCTTTCGCCCATGTACCTAATGCAGAACTTGAGAAAAACACTCAACGACACCTTCGACTTCATCGGCAGAAAGAAGGAAGAAACGCTTTTGCTCGACAGCGTAATTGACATGGATGCCGTTTGGGCTTGTACTACTTGCAAAGCTTGCATGGAAATGTGTCCGGTTTACATCGAACAGATGGAGATAATAGGTGAGATGAGAAGAGGAATAGTCGAAAGCGGAGAGACTCCTCCAGATGTAAGAGACATTCTGAACAACATTCAGAAGCAGAGGAACATGTGGGGTGAGGCAAAGTGGAAGAGAGACGCGTGGATGAAGGACATCGAAGTTCCCAAAGCCAGCGAAACGGAATTCGAATGGCTTCTGTGGGTGGGATGTCAAGTTTACGATGCAAAAGCTAAGGAGGTTGCTAAAAAGCTTATAGCGATTCTCAACGAAATAGGGGTAAGCTATGCTGTTCTTGGAAGAGAAGAGGGATGCTGCGGAAACGAAGCGAGAAGGCTCGGAGAAGAAGGGTTGTTCCAGCTGCTGAAGGAAGAAAACACGTCCACCTTCGAGAAGTACGGAGTTGAAAAGCTAATATCCGTTTCCCCCCACTGCTACAACACCTTCAAAAACGAGTACGAGATTAACACTAAATTCGTGCTCGAAGTCATCCTCGAAGCTATAAAAGACGGGAGGCTAAAGTTCAAGAAGGAGATAAACAAGAAGGTGACCTTCCACGATCCCTGCTACCTTGGAAGGTGGAACGGAATTTACGATCTTCCAAGAGAGATCCTGAAAAGCATTCCGGGAATTGAGCTCGTGGAAATGCCGAGGAACAGAGAAAGATCCTTCTGCTGCGGTGGCGGGGGTGGGAACCTCGTGAGAGAATATCCCGGAGAGGATCGACCGAACAACATAAGAGCGAGGGAGGCGGCAGAAACTGGGGCAGAGATACTGGCTGTAGCTTGCCCGTTCTGTGCAATAATGCTTGAGGACGGCGTTAAAACGCAGAAACTCGACGACAGAATTGAAGTTAAGGACGTAATCGAACTCGTCTATGAAGCTGCCTTCGATTAA
- a CDS encoding DUF2080 family transposase-associated protein, whose product MRRVEVKKGDFVLKEEVEVVFEKRVTPFGNSAKVDVPKRYIGWRAYVIVVRD is encoded by the coding sequence ATGAGGAGGGTTGAAGTGAAGAAGGGAGATTTTGTTCTGAAAGAGGAGGTTGAGGTTGTTTTCGAGAAGAGAGTCACGCCTTTCGGTAATTCAGCAAAGGTTGATGTGCCCAAGAGGTATATTGGGTGGAGAGCGTATGTGATTGTTGTCAGGGATTAA
- a CDS encoding ISNCY-like element ISA1214-1 family transposase has translation MNLGFRVTGKFVRELLDVLDEIAEEIRQEEKEKYPYTEWERKREVVKERLRKLPEYVREAISVITVQKRVGRPKKVDLEKRVMLFLFARLMDKSNRDIEELLELFEPLFGIKVSYKTIERLYSDEEVRMALHNLFILLLREEGVSGDFSGDGTGYSLTITKHYRSNPKRKGKDFRYVFRIIDIDTGMYVGFGYSDRSEKDAFEKALGMLKSMGVKVNSISLDKYYSSRKTLRLFDAETAVYVIPKRNLARIGFDWLRVIERIVEAPYRFLKRYFKRNLSEAGFSADKRRFGWLIRQRREDRREMALFAVGLWHNIFAVRVMR, from the coding sequence ATGAACCTTGGATTCAGAGTGACAGGGAAGTTTGTAAGGGAACTTCTGGATGTTTTGGATGAAATTGCAGAGGAGATAAGACAGGAGGAGAAGGAAAAGTATCCGTACACAGAATGGGAGAGGAAGAGAGAAGTTGTTAAGGAAAGGCTGAGAAAACTCCCTGAATACGTTAGAGAGGCTATTTCTGTGATAACCGTGCAAAAGAGGGTGGGAAGACCAAAGAAAGTTGATCTGGAGAAGAGAGTTATGCTCTTTCTGTTTGCAAGGCTGATGGACAAATCAAACAGAGATATTGAGGAGCTTTTAGAGCTGTTTGAACCTTTATTCGGGATAAAGGTTAGCTACAAAACGATAGAAAGATTATACTCGGATGAAGAAGTTAGAATGGCTTTACACAACCTCTTCATCCTTCTGCTTAGAGAGGAAGGAGTTTCAGGAGATTTTTCAGGAGATGGGACAGGATACAGCCTAACCATCACTAAGCACTATAGAAGCAATCCTAAAAGGAAAGGTAAAGACTTCAGATACGTTTTCAGGATAATTGACATCGATACGGGAATGTACGTTGGCTTTGGCTATTCTGACAGATCTGAGAAAGATGCCTTTGAGAAGGCTTTAGGAATGCTCAAAAGCATGGGGGTGAAGGTAAACTCGATTTCTCTGGATAAGTATTACAGCAGTAGGAAGACTCTGAGGCTGTTTGATGCTGAGACAGCTGTCTACGTCATTCCAAAGCGAAATCTTGCCAGAATAGGATTTGACTGGTTGAGGGTTATCGAGAGGATTGTTGAAGCTCCTTATAGGTTTCTGAAGAGGTACTTCAAGAGGAACTTAAGTGAGGCAGGATTTTCTGCTGATAAGAGGAGATTTGGATGGTTGATAAGGCAGAGGAGGGAGGACAGGAGAGAGATGGCTTTGTTTGCTGTCGGGCTTTGGCACAACATATTTGCTGTGAGGGTGATGAGGTAA
- a CDS encoding HEPN domain-containing protein, whose amino-acid sequence MLAEEVERLRRRARSFLEAAEERLRAGSYDISCFLAEQAVQLYLKSVILEFSGEVPRTHSIRKLLSIMSNLLNVEFDFDRKELVFLEDAYIKARYLSSEYSEEDAKNAIATARRLMSVVDRARKEKS is encoded by the coding sequence GTGCTTGCGGAAGAAGTTGAAAGGCTGAGAAGGAGGGCAAGGAGTTTTCTTGAAGCTGCAGAAGAAAGATTGAGAGCTGGAAGTTACGATATTTCATGCTTTCTCGCAGAACAAGCAGTTCAATTGTATCTAAAGTCGGTAATTCTTGAATTCAGTGGAGAAGTTCCAAGAACGCATTCTATTAGAAAACTTTTATCAATTATGTCGAATTTACTTAATGTGGAGTTTGACTTCGATAGAAAAGAATTAGTATTTTTGGAAGATGCATATATAAAAGCGAGGTATTTGTCATCGGAATATAGTGAAGAAGATGCAAAAAACGCCATCGCAACTGCAAGGAGGCTGATGTCTGTTGTGGATAGAGCTCGAAAAGAAAAGAGCTGA
- a CDS encoding nucleotidyltransferase domain-containing protein, whose product MRNYKKFLKCIAKVSKELGCEKVFLTGSFAEGKAVLASDIDVLIVFKKKLNAMERAEIIAEIEERCNLPLYHPFELHVVSEREFEFWKRVFKAKLVEIETNLSTEG is encoded by the coding sequence GTGAGAAATTACAAAAAATTTCTCAAGTGTATTGCGAAAGTATCTAAAGAGCTGGGATGCGAAAAGGTCTTTCTGACTGGGAGCTTTGCCGAAGGGAAAGCTGTTCTTGCGAGCGATATAGACGTTCTGATAGTTTTTAAAAAGAAGCTAAACGCTATGGAAAGAGCTGAAATTATAGCGGAAATAGAGGAGAGGTGCAACCTTCCTCTTTACCATCCATTTGAGCTGCACGTAGTAAGCGAAAGAGAGTTCGAGTTTTGGAAAAGGGTCTTCAAAGCTAAGCTCGTTGAGATCGAAACGAATTTATCCACAGAAGGATAA